The Haloprofundus salinisoli region AGGCGCGGTGCGGATGATCACTCGGGGTACGGCGCTCGAACTCGCCGAGCACGGCATCCGCGTCAACGCCGTCGCGCCGGGACAGATAGCGACGGAGTTCGTCGAGGGACTCACCGAGGAGATGTACGAGGACGCCGAGACCGGCGGCTTCCTGAAGCCGATTCCACTCGGTCGTCCAGGCGAACCCGAGGATATCGCCGACGCGGCGGTGTTCCTGGCGACCGAGAGCGCGGGCTACATCACCGGCGAACTGCTGCACGTCGACGGCGGCTGGCAGATCTGCTGAGAGCGCCTTATTCGACGCTGAGGAGAGGTCAGCAAGAAATTATGTAATTCTAGCAAACTTTATTATATATTGACTATAATCGTCGTCGATGCTCGAAGACTCACTCTCGTACCCGACGAAAGGTGACGGTGCAATCGCGCGACTACTCATCGGCGGCGTGCTGATGTTCTTCAGTTGGCTCCTCGTCCCGGTGTTTCTCGTCTCCGGCTACCTCGTCCGCGCCGCCGCGGCGGTGTCGTACGGCGACGAGGACCCGCCGGCGTTCGAAGACTGGGGCGGCCTGCTCGTCGACGGGCTGAAAGCGACAGCCGTCGCCGTCGCGTACAGTTTCGTCCCTGTCGCTATCGTCGCCGTGATGTTGCTCGTCGTCCTCGGCGGCGGTTCCGCCGGCGGCAACGCCGGAGGCCTCCTCGCCGGCGTGGGGATGCTGGGAATGCTCTTGGTGCTGCCGGCGGCGCTCGTCGTCACCTACCTGCTGCCCGCGGCGCTCATCAACTTCGCGCGGGAGGGCTCGCTCAGTGCCGCGTTCGACTTCTCGACGCTGAAGCCAGTGTTGCTCAGCCAGCAGTACATCGTCGCGACGGTGCTGGTGTTCGTCGTCTCCGTCGTCGGCGGGGCGGTTCTGAGCTTCCTCAGCATGTTCCTCGTCGGCATCCTGCTCGCGCCGTTCTACTACTTCTGGCTCGGTCTCGCCGGCCAGTTCATGTTCGGACGCGCCTTCGCCGAGGTCGCGAACACTCGCGACGGGGCGACCCCGACGGCAGCGCCAGTCGCAGACGACTGAGCGGCGACCGATCGACCGAGCGACGCGACGTTTTCCGACGCTACCTGACGCATCCGCCACGTTCAAGCCACACCCCCGAGAGAATCGGACAATGACACGGAGCGTCTGGTTGAAGGCCGACGACACGGTCGGCGACTGGGAGGTTCGAAAGCAGCGAATCACGACGGGACTCGAAGCGGGCGTCGACTGGGTGCTCGTCGACGAGACGGACGTGGCGCGCGTCCGCCAACTCGGCGACGTGAAGGTCGCGGCGTTCCGCGACGACGCCGACGTGCACGTCGCCGACGCCGAAGACGAGGAGCGCGAGACCGCCGAGGCCGACGCCTACATCGTCGGGAAGGACGGCGAGGGCGACGGCACCGTCGACCTCCCCTCGGACTTCTCGGGGTCGGCGGACCTCACGACGCTCCGACACAGCGACAACCGAGCGCAGGGCGCGTACGTCCGCATCCGGGGCAAGGAGTACGAGACGTTCGCCGAACAGGCCGCCCGCGACGCCGACCACACGCTCGTCGTCGGCGAAGACTGGCAGATAATCCCGCTCGAAAATCTCATCGCGCGCATCGGCGACCAGACCGAACTCGTCGCGGGCGTCACCTCCGCCGAGGAGGCGCGCGCCGCCTTCGAGACGCTCGAACACGGTGCCGACGGCGTCCTTCTCGACTCGGACAACCCCGACGAGATTCGAGAGACCGTCGAAGTGCGCGACGCCACCGAGCGCGAGCAGCTCGACCTCCGGTGGGCCGAAGTCGTCTCCGTCGAACGCGTCGGGATGGCCGACCGCGTCTGCGTCGACACCGGGAGCCTCCTCGAACACGACGAGGGGATGCTCGTCGGGTCGATGTCCCGCGGCCTCTTTTTCGTCCACGCCGAGACCGCCGAGTCGCCGTACGTCGCCTCCCGGCCGTTCCGCGTCAACGCCGGGGCGGTCCACGCCTACGTCCGCACGCCCGACGGCGGGACGAAGTACCTCTCGGAGCTGAAGAGCGGCGACGAGGTGCAGGTCGTCGACACCGAGGGTCGAACGCGCGAAGTCATCGTCGGACGCGTCAAAATCGAGAAGCGGCCGATGTTCCGCGTGGAAATCGACGTCGAGGGAGACCACGTGGAGACGCTGCTGCAGAACGCCGAAACCATCAAAGTCCCCACGAGCGACGGTCGAAAGGCCGTCACCGACCTCGAAGCGGGCGACGAACTGCTGCTCTACTACGAGCAGGTGGCCCGACACTTCGGCGAGGCCGTCGAAGAAAGCATCATCGAGAAGTAGGCTCGACTCGCCCTCTCTGCGTCTCAGCGATCTATCTTCGATTCTCCGGCGGCGAGCGCCTCCTCGAAAGGAGACGTATCGCGCACGTCGGCCAGCGACGCGGGCGGGTCGGGGTCCTCGGGGTGCGGACAAAGCGCGCGGGCGAACCACTGCACGTCGTGCCACTCGCCGCGTTTGAAGCCGGCGTTCTCGTAGATGCCGACGGGGTCGAAGCCCATCGCGCGGTGAAAGCCGACGCTCGCGGGGTTCGGCAGCGTCGTCCCGGCGTAGACGTTCACGTACCCCTGCGCTTCGAGAATTCCGAAGAGAGCGGTGTAGAGGCCGCGCGCGACGCCGTGACGGTGTACCTCGTCAGCGACGTACACTGACGAATCCACCGACCACTGGTAGGCATCGCGCTTTCGGTGCGACCCGGCGTAGGCGTAGCCGAAGACGCGTCCCCCACGCTCGTACACCAACCACGGGCGCGATTCGAGCGTCGACGCGATTCGCTCTCGCATCTCCGCCCCCGTCGGCGGCGTCGTCTCGAAGGAGACGGCGGTGTCGCGGACGAACGGTTCGTATATCCGCCGAACGTCGTCGGCGTCGTCGGGTGTGGCCGGGCGTAGCATACGCGATGGGAACGACTTCCGCGCCAAAGACGTTGTATGAATCTCCACTCCAGCTGAAAGAGTACGATTCAGCCCTCGAAGACGCCCAAGAGGCCGAAATCGGCGAATCGGCTCCGAAACCTCACTCGTATCCGAGTCAGTAATTTTCAGCCTTGTTCCATACGTAACCTTCTTTAGGAATCCTGTGGACGAATCGAATACGCAATGGCTGTACTTTGGCTGGATGACGTACGCGCCGCCGACATCGATACGGTCGGCGGCAAAGGGGCCTCGCTCGGCGAACTCACGTCCGCGGGGCTTCCTGTCCCGCCGGGCTTCGTCGTGACCGCAGAGACCTACCGCACCTTCATCGAGGAGGCGGAAATCGACGAGGAACTGTTCGAGGCGATGGATATCGACCCCGAAGATTCGAAGGCGCTCGCCGCCGCCCACGAGCGGGCCCACGAACTCATCACGGGGACGGAGCTCCCCGAAGACGTGCGCGAGGAGATTCTGGAGGCGTACCGCTCCGTCGGCGACGGCGAAGCGTTCGTCGCGGTCCGGTCGTCGGCCACCGCCGAGGACCTGCCGGACGCCTCCTTCGCCGGCCAGCAGGAGACGTTCCTCAACGTCCGCGAGGAGCAACTCGTCGAGCGCGTCAAGGAGTGCTGGGCGTCGTTGTTCTCCCAGCGCGCCATCTACTACCGGACGCGGCAGGGCTTCTCGCACGACAAGGTCGACATCGCCGTCGTCGTTCAGCGGATGGTCGACGCAGAGAAGAGCGGCGTGATGTTCACGTCGCACCCGTCGACGGGCGAACCGCGCATCATCATCGAGGCGGCGTGGGGTCTCGGCGAGGCCGTCGTCTCGGGGTCGGTGTCGCCCGACAACTACGTCGTCGACCGCGAGACCGCGAACGTCGAGGAGGAGACGCTCGCGGACAAGAAGCTGATGATGGTCAAGGACTCGGAGACGGGCGAGACGTCGACGGTGGACGTCCCCGACGAGAAGCGCACCGCCCGCGTGCTCTCCGACGACGAGATCGAGCGACTCGTCGAACTCGGCTGTGAGGTCGAAGAGCACTACGAGACCCCGCAGGACGTGGAGTGGGCCATCTACGAGGGAGAGGTGTACATGCTCCAGTCGCGGCCCATCACGACGATATCGGAAGCCGACAACGGCGTCGAGGTGGCCGCCGACGGCGACGGTGTCGACGCGACGACGCTCTCTTCGAACGGCAACAGCGGCAAGAGCAAGTCGGCGTCGTCGGATGGAGACACGCTCCTTCAGGGTCTGGGCGCGAGTCCCGGTATCGTCTCGGGCGAAGCACGCATCGTCACCAAACTCGACCAGCTCGACAAAGTGTCGGACGGCGACATCATCGTCACCGAGATGACGATGCCCGACATGGTGCCGGCGATGAAGCGCGCCGCCGGCATCGTCACCGACGAGGGCGGGATGACGAGCCACGCCGCCATCATCTCCCGGGAACTCGGCGTTCCGGCCGTCGTCGGCACCGGCAGCGCGACTCGGGAGCTCTCGGACGGCCAACTCGTCACCATCGACGGCGACAAGGGGACGATTCAGGAGGGCCAACGGACGAAAAAGGAGGAGGAACACGAACCCGTCGAGGAGGTGCGGCCGAAGACGCCGGTCAAGCCGATGACCGCGACGGAGGTGAAGGTGAACGTCTCCATCCCCGAGGCCGCAGAGCGCGCCGCGGCGACAGGCGCTGACGGCGTCGGCCTGCTCCGCATCGAGCACATGGTGTTGTCGCTCGGCAAGACGCCCCAGAAGTACATCGAAGACAACAGCGAGAAGGCGTACGTCGACGAGCTCGTCGAGGGTATCCGAACGGTCGCCGACGAGTTCTATCCGCGTGCGGTCCGCGTCCGCACGCTCGACGCGCCGACCGACGAGTTCCGCCAACTGGAGGGCGGCGACGGCGAACCGAAGGAGCACAACCCGATGCTCGGCTACCGGGGCATCCGCCGCAGTCTCGATTCGCCCGACGTGTTCGGCCACGAACTGGAGGCGTTCCGCCGCCTCTGGGAGATGGGCTACGACAACGTCGAACTGATGCTCCCGCTGGTCAACGACGCCGAGGACGTCTACCACGCGACGAAACTCATGCGCGAGGCGGGCATCGACACCGAGAAGCGGACGTGGGGCGTGATGATAGAGACGCCCGCCAGCGCCCTCTCGATTCGGGAACTCGCGGAGGCGGGCATCGACTTCGCCTCCTTCGGGACGAACGACCTCACCCAGTACACCCTCGCGGTCGACCGCAACAACGAGAACGTCGCCGACCGGTTCGACGAACTCCACCCGGCTGTACTGGAACTTCTCGGGTCGACCATCGAGACGTGCCGCGAACTCGGCGTGAAGACGAGCATCTGCGGACAGGCCGGGTCGAAACCGCAGATGGTCCAGTTCCTCGTGAACAAGGGAATCACGTCCATCAGCGCGAACATCGACGCGGTGCGCGACGTCCAACACGAGGTCAAGCGCGTCGAGCAGAAACTGATGCTCGACTCGGTTCGCTGAACGGTTCACGCTCTGCGACCGAACGGCCCGCCGCCTCCTACTGTTTTATATAACAGAGAGCTAACGTAACGACGAGATACAGATGTCCTCCACGTCCCCGACAACGTCCTCCACCACTGTTTCCGACGAACCGGGCGGCGGACGCTCGTCCACCCGCGGACGCGTCGTCGCGTTACTCGTCGCCGTCGGCCTCCTCGTCGCCAGTTTCGTCGTCGGAACTATCGCCAGCGCCGCGGTCATCGTCCCGCTGCTGTTCCTCGGGCTCGGCGTCACCTCGGCCGCCGTCCTCGTTCTCGGGACGATTCCGCAGCAGTTGGCGTTCGCGGGTATCGGCGCGTTGTACGCGCGCCGCCGGCTCGCCTCGCTGCCGATTCGGAGACCCGACAGCGAGGAACTTCGGTTCGTCGTCGGCGCGACCATCGCCGCCGTCGCGTTGGCGTCGGGACTCTCGTACGCGCTGACGCTCACGGACCTCGAACCCGTCGAGAGCGTCATCGGCGAAGTCGCCCAGCTGGAACCGCTAGTGCTGCTCGCGCTCGCCGCGCTCTCCATCGTCCTCGTCGCGCCCGCCGAGGAACTGCTGTTTCGGGGGGCGATTCAGGGACGCCTCCGAACCGCCTACGGTCCGGTCGCGGGCGTCGGACTCGCCAGCGCCATCTTCGCGTCGATACACGTGTTCAACTACGTCGGAAGCCCCGTCGCCGTCGTCGCCGCGACGGGCGTCATCTTCGTCACCGGGTCGATACTCGGCATCGCCTACGAGCGAACCGGCAACCTCGCGGTGCCGATACTGATTCACGCCGCCTACAACACGACGCTTTTCGCCATCGCGTACGTCCAACTCGTCGCGCTCTGAAGAGGCGGAGCCGGTTTCCGACGCGGTTCTCCCCGGTTCGCGTCGGCGCGCGCCGACCGCGGAACGGAATCGATAAACGGAGTCAAAGATTACGACTGACGTATGCAGCGCGCCGTCCCGCAGGAGTTCGACCGAGTACTCTCCTCGATGTGTACGGATCCCCATCCTGCCGCGCGCGAGGCGGCGGTGCGCTTTCTCGCGACCAACCCCGGTGACCCGGCGACCTACCAGTCGATCTCCGAGTTAGAGGCGGAGGTGGTCGCCGCACTCGGCGAGTTAGCCGGCCTCCCCGACGCCCGCGGCTACGTCGCAAGCGGCGGCACTGAGGCCAACATCCAGGCGGTTCGGGCGGCGCGAAACCGCGCCCGCGACGAGTGGGTAACCGCTCCGGAGACGCCGAACGTCGTCGCCCCCGAGAGCGTCCACTTCAGTTTCCAGAAGGCCGCCGACGTGCTCGGCGTCGAGCTCCGGACCGTCCCCGTCGACGGCGACTACCGCGCGGACCTCTCGGCGGTCCGCGCGAGCGTCGACTCGGAGACGGTTCTCGTCGTCGGCGTCGCCGGAACGACCGAGTACGGCCGCGTCGACCCGATTCCCGAACTCGCGGCTGTCGCCCACGACGCCGGCGGCGACCGGCCGTTCCTCCACGTCGACGCCGCGTGGGGCGGCTTTGCGCTCCCCTTCACCGACCACCGTTGGAGTTTCGCGCACGCCGATGTAGACACGATGACCGTCGACCCGCACAAGATGGGACAGGCGGTCGTTCCGGCGGGCGGGTTTCTCGCCAGAGACTCAGCGACGCTCGACGCGCTGGCGGTCGACACGCCGTATCTCGAATCGACGTCGCAGGCGACGCTCACCGGGACGCGTAGCGGCGCGGGCGTCGCCGGGGCCGCCGCGGCGCTCGACTCACTGTGGCCCGACGGCTACCGCGAGCAGTTCGAGGAGTCGATGGCCGACGCGGAGTGGCTGGCGGACGCACTCGCCGACCGCGGGTTTACCGTCGTCGACCCGGAACTCCCGCTCCTCGCCTGCGAGATTCCGGACTCGCTGTTCGAGGCGCTCCGCGACGCCGGGTGGCGCATCTCCCGGACGGCGGCGGGCGAACTTCGGGTCGTCTGTATGCCCCACGTGACCCGCGAGATGCTCCGTCGGTTCGTCGACGACGTCGATTCGCTCTCGAAGTAGTGAGTTTTCCGACGAAGAACCGTTCTACGGGCGAACCTGAAAGTTTACAACGGCGCACTTTCGAGATTCAGGTGTGACCGCGTTGCTCCCCGCGTTCGACTTCGCACTCGCCGCTTGGCTGAATTTTTCGTGGATGGAGCGCGCAGTCGAACACGCCACCGGGTGGTTCGGCCTCGTCATCATCTTCGTCTACTCGTTTCTCATCGCGTTCGCGCTGCCGGGCGTGAGCGAAGTCGTCCTCGCCGCGCCGCTGAACCTCGGTCTCGACTACGCCGGACGGATGACGGTCATCATCCTCGTCAGCGCCACGGGGAAAGCCGCCGGGAGCGTCTTCGCGTTCCACATTGGCCAGGAGGCGAAAGAGTCGGGTCTCATCATGCGGTGGCTCTCGCGTCTCCCGGTCGACGTCGTCGCCTGGTCCGAGAAACAGACGATGAACATCGCCCGCAAGTGGGGGTACGGCGGTCTCGCGCTCGCGCTCTGCGTCCCCTTCTTCCCGGACACGCTCTCGATATACGCCTTCTCGATACTGGAGGAGGATTACGTGAAGTTCGCGGCGGCGACGTTCGTCGGCAGCGCCGGGCGACTGCTCATCACGCTGGCGCTCATCCACGGTGCCGTCACGTTGCTGTGAACGAGAGAACTAACCCGTCTGACCGCCTCCTGTACGCTGTGACCCGACAGACCCACCCGTCGGGCGCTCGCCTCGGCGGTGCCTCCGAGATGCGCATGCGGCTCTTCTAGCGCCGGGTGGAGCAGTCGGTACGTCCGTCGGTCGGTAACGCGACTCGGCGGGCGTTCGCCGCGAAGCTCGGACGCGCTGTCCGTTTCGACGGCGACGAGCAACGCGACGACGCGTCGAGACGAAGCGACGTACCGGAGTCGATTACCACGAACCAGCGGGCTTTAGGCCCGCATTCACGATAGCACACATATGAGTCACGAGCAGTTCCCCACGGACCGGCCAGCGGTGGTGACCTGCGGGTTGCCGTACGCCAACGGCGACCTGCACGTCGGCCACCTCCGAACGTACGTCGGCGGCGACGTCTACTCGCGCGCCCTGCGCAAACTCGGGCAAAAGACCGCTCTCGTCTCGGGGTCGGACATGCACGGCACGCCCGTCGCCGTCAACGCCGAGAAGGAAGGCGTCACCCCCGAGGAGTTCGCTCTCGACTGGCACGAGACGTACGAGGAGACGTTCCCGAAGTTCAACGTCGAGTTCGACAACTACGGCCACACTCACGACGAGACGAACACCGAACTGACCAAGGAGTTCGTCCGCACCCTCGACGAGAACGACCACATCTACGAGAAGGACATCATGGTCGCCTACGACCCCGAGGAGGACCAGTACCTCCCGGACCGTTACGTCGAGGGCGAGTGCCCGTACTGCGGGGCGAAAGCCCGCGGCGACGAGTGCGACGAGGGCTGTCAGCGCCACCTCGAACCCGGCGAGATCGTCGACCCGGTCAGCACGATCACCGGCAACTCCGCCGAGTACCGCGAGCGGACGCACAAGTTCTTCCGCGTCTCGGAGTTCCAGGAGTACCTCCAGGAGTTCATCGACCGCCTCGAAGGCACCTCGAACGCACAGAACCAGCCCCGCGAGTGGATAGAGGGCGAACTACAGGACTGGTGTATCACCCGCGACATGGACTGGGGTATCGACTACCCCGGCG contains the following coding sequences:
- a CDS encoding DUF4013 domain-containing protein — protein: MLEDSLSYPTKGDGAIARLLIGGVLMFFSWLLVPVFLVSGYLVRAAAAVSYGDEDPPAFEDWGGLLVDGLKATAVAVAYSFVPVAIVAVMLLVVLGGGSAGGNAGGLLAGVGMLGMLLVLPAALVVTYLLPAALINFAREGSLSAAFDFSTLKPVLLSQQYIVATVLVFVVSVVGGAVLSFLSMFLVGILLAPFYYFWLGLAGQFMFGRAFAEVANTRDGATPTAAPVADD
- a CDS encoding CPBP family intramembrane glutamic endopeptidase, whose product is MSSTSPTTSSTTVSDEPGGGRSSTRGRVVALLVAVGLLVASFVVGTIASAAVIVPLLFLGLGVTSAAVLVLGTIPQQLAFAGIGALYARRRLASLPIRRPDSEELRFVVGATIAAVALASGLSYALTLTDLEPVESVIGEVAQLEPLVLLALAALSIVLVAPAEELLFRGAIQGRLRTAYGPVAGVGLASAIFASIHVFNYVGSPVAVVAATGVIFVTGSILGIAYERTGNLAVPILIHAAYNTTLFAIAYVQLVAL
- a CDS encoding 3-dehydroquinate synthase II is translated as MTRSVWLKADDTVGDWEVRKQRITTGLEAGVDWVLVDETDVARVRQLGDVKVAAFRDDADVHVADAEDEERETAEADAYIVGKDGEGDGTVDLPSDFSGSADLTTLRHSDNRAQGAYVRIRGKEYETFAEQAARDADHTLVVGEDWQIIPLENLIARIGDQTELVAGVTSAEEARAAFETLEHGADGVLLDSDNPDEIRETVEVRDATEREQLDLRWAEVVSVERVGMADRVCVDTGSLLEHDEGMLVGSMSRGLFFVHAETAESPYVASRPFRVNAGAVHAYVRTPDGGTKYLSELKSGDEVQVVDTEGRTREVIVGRVKIEKRPMFRVEIDVEGDHVETLLQNAETIKVPTSDGRKAVTDLEAGDELLLYYEQVARHFGEAVEESIIEK
- the ppsA gene encoding phosphoenolpyruvate synthase, producing MAVLWLDDVRAADIDTVGGKGASLGELTSAGLPVPPGFVVTAETYRTFIEEAEIDEELFEAMDIDPEDSKALAAAHERAHELITGTELPEDVREEILEAYRSVGDGEAFVAVRSSATAEDLPDASFAGQQETFLNVREEQLVERVKECWASLFSQRAIYYRTRQGFSHDKVDIAVVVQRMVDAEKSGVMFTSHPSTGEPRIIIEAAWGLGEAVVSGSVSPDNYVVDRETANVEEETLADKKLMMVKDSETGETSTVDVPDEKRTARVLSDDEIERLVELGCEVEEHYETPQDVEWAIYEGEVYMLQSRPITTISEADNGVEVAADGDGVDATTLSSNGNSGKSKSASSDGDTLLQGLGASPGIVSGEARIVTKLDQLDKVSDGDIIVTEMTMPDMVPAMKRAAGIVTDEGGMTSHAAIISRELGVPAVVGTGSATRELSDGQLVTIDGDKGTIQEGQRTKKEEEHEPVEEVRPKTPVKPMTATEVKVNVSIPEAAERAAATGADGVGLLRIEHMVLSLGKTPQKYIEDNSEKAYVDELVEGIRTVADEFYPRAVRVRTLDAPTDEFRQLEGGDGEPKEHNPMLGYRGIRRSLDSPDVFGHELEAFRRLWEMGYDNVELMLPLVNDAEDVYHATKLMREAGIDTEKRTWGVMIETPASALSIRELAEAGIDFASFGTNDLTQYTLAVDRNNENVADRFDELHPAVLELLGSTIETCRELGVKTSICGQAGSKPQMVQFLVNKGITSISANIDAVRDVQHEVKRVEQKLMLDSVR
- the mfnA gene encoding tyrosine decarboxylase MfnA; this translates as MQRAVPQEFDRVLSSMCTDPHPAAREAAVRFLATNPGDPATYQSISELEAEVVAALGELAGLPDARGYVASGGTEANIQAVRAARNRARDEWVTAPETPNVVAPESVHFSFQKAADVLGVELRTVPVDGDYRADLSAVRASVDSETVLVVGVAGTTEYGRVDPIPELAAVAHDAGGDRPFLHVDAAWGGFALPFTDHRWSFAHADVDTMTVDPHKMGQAVVPAGGFLARDSATLDALAVDTPYLESTSQATLTGTRSGAGVAGAAAALDSLWPDGYREQFEESMADAEWLADALADRGFTVVDPELPLLACEIPDSLFEALRDAGWRISRTAAGELRVVCMPHVTREMLRRFVDDVDSLSK
- a CDS encoding arsinothricin resistance N-acetyltransferase ArsN1 family B, with protein sequence MLRPATPDDADDVRRIYEPFVRDTAVSFETTPPTGAEMRERIASTLESRPWLVYERGGRVFGYAYAGSHRKRDAYQWSVDSSVYVADEVHRHGVARGLYTALFGILEAQGYVNVYAGTTLPNPASVGFHRAMGFDPVGIYENAGFKRGEWHDVQWFARALCPHPEDPDPPASLADVRDTSPFEEALAAGESKIDR
- a CDS encoding YqaA family protein; translation: MERAVEHATGWFGLVIIFVYSFLIAFALPGVSEVVLAAPLNLGLDYAGRMTVIILVSATGKAAGSVFAFHIGQEAKESGLIMRWLSRLPVDVVAWSEKQTMNIARKWGYGGLALALCVPFFPDTLSIYAFSILEEDYVKFAAATFVGSAGRLLITLALIHGAVTLL